The Terriglobales bacterium genomic interval GCGTCCCAGGGCACGAAGTGGTCGGACGGATCGATGCCCTTGGCTCTGGCGTCCAGGGCTGGGCGGTCGGTCAGCGCGTCGGTGTCGGCTTCCTTGGAGGCCCTTGCGGTTATTGCGAATTCTGTCGAAATGGCGATCTCGTGAACTGTCGCAACCAGGAATATACGGGTATTCATTCGGATGGCGGATACGCCGAGGTGATGATCGCGAAAGCCACCGGGCTTGTGCATATCCCTGACGATCTGTCGTCGGCAGATGCTGCGCCGCTGCTTTGCGCGGGACTCACGACGTTCAACGCCCTGCGAAACGCGCCAGCAAAGGCAGGTGATCTTGTCGCTGTGCTCGGTATCGGCGGCCTTGGTCACCTGGCTGTGCAATACGCCCGGCATATGGGGTTCGAAGTGGCGGCGATTGCCCGCGGCAGCGGCACTGCGGAGCTCGCCAAGAAGCTCGGGGCTCACCACTACATTGACAGTGCCGCTACTGACCCCGCAGCCGCTTTGCAGGCGCTTGGCGGCGCCAAGGTCATCGTCATAACGGCGTCAGGAGGCAAAACAATCGCTGAGACCTTCAAGGGCCTTCGACCCGGCGGTGTCTCCATTGACCTCGGCGTCGGACCGGAGCCGATCGAGGTCAAGAGCGTGGATCTCATATTTGGAGAGCGCAAGGTAGCAGGCTCGCTGACGGGAAACCCCGCCACTGCTGACACAACGCTTCGTTTCAGTGCCCTGAGTGGGGTGT includes:
- a CDS encoding alcohol dehydrogenase catalytic domain-containing protein, with amino-acid sequence MYRAIQVTKPGEFEAVMKPLVDPGPGQVRIRIEACGVCHSDSGTVEASFPISWPRVPGHEVVGRIDALGSGVQGWAVGQRVGVGFLGGPCGYCEFCRNGDLVNCRNQEYTGIHSDGGYAEVMIAKATGLVHIPDDLSSADAAPLLCAGLTTFNALRNAPAKAGDLVAVLGIGGLGHLAVQYARHMGFEVAAIARGSGTAELAKKLGAHHYIDSAATDPAAALQALGGAKVIVITASGGKTIAETFKGLRPGGVSIDLGVGPEPIEVKSVDLIFGERKVAGSLTGNPATADTTLRFSALSGVSAMIETVPLDQAAAAYAKMMAGQARFRIVLVTKNGNGQPGQPK